Proteins from a single region of Artemia franciscana chromosome 20, ASM3288406v1, whole genome shotgun sequence:
- the LOC136040302 gene encoding uncharacterized protein LOC136040302, which produces MFGALIIGNLGDLKSCLRKGANINGRSADSLTPLFFAAQGPSVEAIKFIADQDVDDNIKDVNGQSILHVAAAQGRKNIVEFIIRKIGLSFDDPYNFYKNCSTCCS; this is translated from the coding sequence ATGTTTGGTGCGTTGATAATAGGAAATCTTGGAGATTTAAAAAGCTGTCTCCGAAAAGGAGCAAATATCAATGGCAGAAGTGCTGATTCATTGACACCACTGTTTTTTGCTGCTCAAGGACCCAGTGTTGAGGCTATAAAGTTTATCGCTGATCAAGACGTGGATGACAACATTAAAGATGTGAATGGACAAAGTATACTTCATGTTGCTGCTGCACAAGGAAGGAAAAATATTGTGGAATTTATCATAAGAAAAATAGGTTTATCATTTGATGAtccatataatttttataaaaactgcAGTACATGTTGTAGCTGA